The sequence below is a genomic window from Magnetococcales bacterium.
GTCCGATGCATTGCGGGCCACCAGGGAGGGGAATCCCCGTTGCAACATCGCCGTCAGCTCCTCCCGGCAGGAGAGCCCCAGATCCTGCCAGAGGTGATTGCCTCCCAGGCAGCCGAGGGCGATGCGCCAGGCCAGTCGATCCCACACCGGGGAGGCGTCCACCCGATGCTCCAGGAACAAAGCCACCAGATCCCGCACCTCCCCGGTACGGGAAAGAGCCTCCTGGCGCAAGGCAAAGGGTAATGCCTCCTCAATGACGCCAGGTCGCGACAGTTCCATCGTTGGTCTCCTTTGGCCAGGTGCCTTGCAAACTGCCGGAAGCATTGAGCGGACGCCCCTTGTGGTCGATGATGGCTCCTTCCACCGGGCAGACCTCGCCGCACTGCGGCCGGTCGAAATAGCCCTCGCAATCCACGCAAACCTTCCTGTCCACCACATAAAGGCCTTTGCGTTCCATGATGGCCCCGGTGGGACACTCGGGTTCACAGGCCGCGCAGGCCACACACTCCTCCGTAATAACCATGCTCATCACACTCTCCATTCGCGATTGAGGGTCGACAGGGCTTCCACCACCGGGGAACCGGAAAAACGTTGCACCGGCTCGATGCCCGCTGCCCGCAGGGCATCCTGAGGATCGGGGCCGATGCGTTCGCAAACCACCGCGCGGCAATCCCGCAGGGTGTCGATGATCCGTTGCAGCGGGGAATCCGACTCGCCGCAGGAGTCCGACCCGTGGCAATGGCGCGAGACGGGGCGCTGTTTGACCATCAGGCCCACGCCGTGCGGGGTGAGACGATAGACGCGGAAGGCGCTGGCGTGACCGAAATGTTCGTCCACCCGTTCCCCGGTGCGACTGGCCACCGCGACCTGAAAGATCTCCGACGACACGGTCGACCGGGCGATCGGAATGGTGCGAGCCCGGGGCTCCTCCCCGAGCAATCCCGCCGCGTCGGCCCGGCACTGGCGACAATGGCGCATCAGATGGGCCGACCCGCCGCATTGCGCCCGCACCTGCTCCAGATCGACTTCGTCCGGGACCGGCTGCCCCATCCGGGCGTAAAAGGTGGCGCTCTCCGGCGGGGCCAGCAGCGGCATGATGTTGTGGATGGCCACCCCCATGCCGCTCACCACCCGGTTGACCTGGGGCAGGTGCCGGTCGTTGACGCCGGGAATCAGCACCGAATTGACCTTGACCATCAGCCCGGCCGCCAC
It includes:
- a CDS encoding nitrogen fixation protein NifQ, which gives rise to MLPAVCKAPGQRRPTMELSRPGVIEEALPFALRQEALSRTGEVRDLVALFLEHRVDASPVWDRLAWRIALGCLGGNHLWQDLGLSCREELTAMLQRGFPSLVARNASDMKWKKFFYRQLCEREGVGLCRAPTCQVCRDYDRCFGPEI
- a CDS encoding 4Fe-4S binding protein; translation: MSMVITEECVACAACEPECPTGAIMERKGLYVVDRKVCVDCEGYFDRPQCGEVCPVEGAIIDHKGRPLNASGSLQGTWPKETNDGTVATWRH
- the nifB gene encoding nitrogenase cofactor biosynthesis protein NifB encodes the protein YGEEAAHRYARMHVAVAPACHIQCHYCNRKYDCANESRPGVTSGVLDPEAALDHVAATQARLPHLRVVGVAGPGDALANPKRSFAFLEGLRRRFPELIPCLSTNGLALPGYVEELKRLDVAHVTVTVNCLDAAIGEAIYPWVFWKHRRRFGREAAAILLENQMEGLERAVAAGLMVKVNSVLIPGVNDRHLPQVNRVVSGMGVAIHNIMPLLAPPESATFYARMGQPVPDEVDLEQVRAQCGGSAHLMRHCRQCRADAAGLLGEEPRARTIPIARSTVSSEIFQVAVASRTGERVDEHFGHASAFRVYRLTPHGVGLMVKQRPVSRHCHGSDSCGESDSPLQRIIDTLRDCRAVVCERIGPDPQDALRAAGIEPVQRFSGSPVVEALSTLNREWRV